Part of the Quercus robur chromosome 5, dhQueRobu3.1, whole genome shotgun sequence genome, TCTTAGGTTATAAATTGACCTTCTTGTAGTCTTTGTAGGATTCATCATGTACAATAGGTTTAGGACAACAAACTTAGTCAGATCTAGGATGTAGTCGTATACATGAACATGAGGTATTGGATAATAGTTTTAGAGAAAGCTAAGACCGGTATAAAGTTTAGCTTTTGAAACATTACATTATTGGATTGCATTTCTTGATTAGTTTGGAAAAGGAACCAGATTGGCATAAGCCAAAAAGGTTCCTATTTTTCTTgtacatatttttcaaattggtgcattttctttttgaggttGTTTGATTTTGGAGTCTGTGCTACCACTTCTAAATTATTTCTTACTCTACTGTGAGGAACTTTGCAAAACTACCATTCTCTTTTGTTCTTGTCACATATGGTCAATAATTTTTGGCATGTTGCAGATATCAGCCAGATGGGATCCAGCTGGAGCATGCAGGCCTCTCATTGATGAAGCACCTGTATTTTATCCTTCTCTTGAGGTATTCTTCTGTCAAGAAATAGAGATCTGATGTCATCGTTAATTTTTCTTTGGCTGTAgtattactttttcaatttaatttcacATCATTCTTCTTATATCAGGAATTTGAAGATACACTTGGTTACATAGCAAAGATACGTCCGAAGGCAGAACCATATGGCATATGTCGGATTGTTCCTCCATCTTCCTGGATTCCACCCTGCCCTCTTAAAGAGAAAGATAAATGGGAACTTGCTAAATTTTCTACACGTACCCAGCATGTTGACTTGCTTCAAAATAGGGAGCCcatgagaaagaaaaacagaagcCGGAAGCGAAAACGAAGGAAGCACTCTAGAATTGGAACAACCAGGAGACATGCCAATTGTAGTTCTGAAGCTAATGTTTCTTCAGAGACTGATGAGAAGTTTGGGTTTCATTCTGGACCAGACCTCACACTTCGAGATTTTCAGAAACACGCTGATTATTTTAAGGAGTCCTACTTTGGAATGAAGAATGCTAAGGAGGACCTAAACTTTGTTGAAACTGTAAAGCAAAAAGGATGGGAACCCTCTGTGGACGATATTGAAGGTGAATACTGGCGGATAGTTGAGCAACCCACAGATGAAGTTGAGGTATGGAATTAGAATATACTCTGCCTCTTACATTTACTATTTGTATGTCTATTTATGAAAAAGATGTGAATTTCTGTTCTGCCGTGTTCCAGGTAATATATGGAGCTGACTTAGAAACAGGACCATTTGGAAGTGGATTTCCTAAGGCATCTTCCATGGTAAATGAAAGTGGTTTGGATAAGTATGCGACGTCAGGTTGGAATCTAAACAACTTACCACGCCTGCCAGGTTCTGTACTATGTTTTGAAGGAAGTGATATCTCGGGAGTTCTAGTACCATGGCTCTATGTTGGGATgtgcttttcttctttctgttGGGTAGGTCAATGGAATTACTTCTCAAATTTCTACATGCATAATGAGTTAATCATATCAAACACAATGATAGATATTGGACTTTgtcacacacaaacacacacacacacacacactcttaATGCCTTTTCAGATGCTCTTTACATTCTGGAAAGGtactaaactaaaaaatttatgacctaTTTTCTCAGGGTGATCTTCAAATTTTATGACCTATTTGCTCCCTAAAttgaagttttttgcattaaagaaaaaagaaatttaactTATCCAAGCCTACAAATGGTGTTtgccaaaatttttatttgctgTCTCTATGTACTAGGTTTCACTGATTTCCAAATTATCTATTTGATAAGTTAAATTATGACTTGTTACACAAGAATTATTGTTTCTAAGAGTGTTTGGTCTCCTGCATTACAACCTAAGCCTAGCCTTCAAACCTGGTTGACCAGCAAGGAAATCACATTCCCTTAGTAAATCCTCAAATACACACTGGTTAACACTTTATTGAACATTTGAATATTTGGAGCTTTCTGtctagaaaaggaaaaaactaaAGGCCATTGATATTTAAATGGTATATAAAGGTCGAAGGGTTTGTGTCACTCTTATTTTTGGGATGGTACATATTTTAAACTTCCTTGGAGACTCAATCGGTTAAGGATATGCAACAAGAACTAAAGTGGAAGATGTTTCTTTATTCAGTCAAATTTTAGATCAATATCATTTCGTTGAATTGGCCATCCAAGTTGTTATCattccttccaaaaaaaaaaaaaaaaaaacaaaaaacaaaaaactgtgATCTTAAACCGAATGttgcactaattttttttttccaaattagtATGTAACCTTGTTTCTCTATTGTTGCGATTTGGAACAGCATGTTGAGGACCACCACCTCTATTCACTGAACTATCTACATTGGGGTGATCCTAAAGTATGGTATGGAGTACCTGGAAGCCATGCGACCACTTTGGAAGACACAATGAGAAAGCATTTACCCGATTTATTTGAAGAACAACCAAATTTACTTAACGAACTGGTATGATGATATATAGTTGATTGTCACTGTCTTCTTATCAATTTATGTTAGACAATCCATGAATGATCATAATACTTGATTATCCCAAAGTGATTTCATTTTAAGTTTATGCTACATACTATGTTTTAAGTAATGAAGAAAGGTGCCATTGCAGCAAGAGGTTCTCCATGCTCAATGTTTGGGTTCAATCCCACTACATTCCTATTGCGTTGGGTGGTACCTAGCTTTATACCACCACTCTGCTATTCTGTCTATCCTGATATCACAGGGACATTATGGTGTCTACATCCTATTCTGTCTCTACTTTGCTTATAAACTTTATGACCATATTTCGGgctttcataaaatgattttcatCTTGGGGCAGGTCACTCAGCTATCTCCTTCTGTTCTAAAATCTGAGTCTGTACCAGTACATCGAGCTGTCCAGAGGTCTGGGGAATTTGTTCTTACCTTTCCGAGGGCGTATCACTCTGGATTTAATTGTGGCTTCAACTGTGCCGAGGCTGTGAATGTGGCCCCCGTTGATTGGTTGGTACATGGCCAAAATGCAGTGGAGCTTTATAGTGAGCAGCGTCGCATGACATCAATTTCTCATGACAAATTGTTAATAGGGTCTGCTCTGGAAGCTGTAAAGGCCCTTTGGGAGATATCTGTTCTTGGAAAGGAAACTCCAAGAAATTTGCGATGGAAAAGTTTTTGTGGTAAAGATGGAGTACTTACCAAGGCATTTAAGGTAATTTCTTCTTCTCCCTCACTCTCAtttgtttctcatttttcaCGGTGAAATAAATATCCACATGTTCATGCACGAATCACGATTTAgagaactaatttttttaatcattactaCTATTGACAGACAAGAGTACGGATGGAAGAGGAACGAATAGATGGCCTTCCAAGGCATTTGAAGTTGCAAAAGATGGAAAGGGACTTTGAtttggaaaaagagagagagtgtttaTCTTGCTTCTATGACTTACACCTATCTGCTGCTGGCTGCAAGTGCTCCCCTGATCAATTTTCATGTCTTAAACATGCAAACCATTTTTGTTCATGTGAAGTGGACGATAGATTTGTTCTTATCCGCTACACTATAAATGAGCTAAATACCTTGGTTGCAGCACTGGAAGGAGGAGTGGATTCAATCAAAGTATGGGTATCAGGGGGCTCTGGTTTGGTTTCTGCTAGTGATAAGGTTGCTTGTGTAGCTAAGCTAGATATGGAAAGTGATACATGTGGAACCAAGAATCTTGATCAAATGGAAAATTCATCTTGTTGCCAAGGAACTGAGGAGAAGTTGAACATAAATGTGCCCTGCAGTTCATATAGCCATGTTTCTTCCGAAGTTATCCAGTCAGAGTCCCAGCATGGATCATTTAGTTTAGGCACATCTCACATCAGTACAGAAAGTCATAATGCTATTGTTAATGATGAAACTTTAGTCAGGAACAAGAAAGGTAAGTTGGGGCAGGACTGCTGTATTGATTTTAATCTCAATGTTATGTGTGATGAGCATAAAAGTGGGCTGCGACTTATATCTGATAGCTTTAATTGCAAGGGTATCACAAATGTGGAGGAGACATTTATACCAAACTGTGAACAAGAAAATGTTCATAGTTCAGATACAGAAAGGGAACCATGTTTAATGCAACAAGATAGTGACCATAATTTATCTGTCTCACTTTCACCTGTCCTTTCAAATAAAGATTTTCCTTCATGTTCGAGAGATGTTGAGCATACCTTTCTAAGAGACAGTAACAAGTTGTTTGGGTTTGATCTTTTGTTTTCAAGTCCCCGTTCTAAAGTGCCATCAGACAGCTCATTGAAATCAGAATTTGCGGATACCTTGGATGTAAAGATAACCACGAAGGACCAAAGCTTTCCAACACAAAAGTTGGATCCTTGTGTCGAACTTATAAATTTGGGGACTGTCACGTTTGGAAAGCTTTGGTGCAGTAAGCAGGCCATATTTCCGAAAGGTATGCTGAAGAAGCATATCTGCATGAATCTTGTAAAATACCATattatttgttaattaatttgaaGGAGTATTCCATTGATTATTTTCCCCTCAATTTGGGTTGACTTGTGCAGGATTTCGAAGTCGTGTCAAGTTCTTTAGTGTGGTGAATCCAACAAAAGTTGGTAGTTACATATCAGAAGTTGTTGATGCTGGCCTTCTTGGGCCTCTGTTTAAGGTGGATATTTCCTCCCTTtctgttttaaatatttttgtgtcAGTTTAGTAGGGATTTTAGTTTGATGGTGAGTATACATGGGTATATTCAACTATTTGGATTCTTGCATACGACAGCTTTTACAAAGAAGTCACAGTCCCTCCTCTTCAATGTCTTTGATATGTACATGTCACCAGAACATGTCTATGAAATCAGAGCTCCCATCATAAGCTTAAATTAGTTTATTTGCGTCATGTTACACTTGCCCTGGGCCTAGATTAATTCTAGGCAGTCTTGTCCAAGCTTGATTAATCTGGAAGGATATGCTACTGGGGCAGTTTGTTTGGCATGTTGCTTTCTGCCAAAGCTGAAATCATGCATTGCTCTTCTTGTCTTGACCATATTGATCAGCATGGGAATtagtaacccaaaaaaaaaaccatttaactTCAATCTGAATATGTCATGCTCTTTTGTGTGCATTTAGATGTTTAAAGGTGTCAGAACTATGACTTCCTTATATAACTGGGGGAGTTGCATTCACTAATGAATCACTAATAACAAATTATACTGGAACATTCTTTATAAGTTATGAGGAGTAAACTCTTTTACAACCCCAATAACAGTTTGTAATTTACTATCAGTTCTTTAAGCTGTTTATGTATTAACCTCttgtttttaaatgaatttccaGGTTACTTTAGAAGAATCTCCAAGTGAGACTTACACAAATGTCTCAGCAAAGCTGTGCTGGGAAATGGTGCTACAGAGACTAAACCAAGAAATCATTAGTCGGAGCAGTCTAGGAGAACAAGGACTGCCTCCTTTGCAAAGTGTTAATGGGCTTGACATGTTTGGGTTTCACTCTCAGTCCATTATTAAGGTATGCTACCTTCATGCATCCTTAACTTCATTCATTTTTGCCTTCATATAAGGACAAAACCTAATCCCTTACACTATATTTTGCAATATccgtatttattttattttttaatttttaaaatttgttgagaATATACCAAGTTTTAATTGAATTGTACTTAGATCTACGGCCCCAAAAGAAGCATCAAAAGGATGTAAAATGTAACCTGGGTCATGCTTAAAGCCCTGTTTTAATTGTTGTTTGGCTTGTTTGATAGTTGACTCTTGCGAGCATGAATGTCTTGCTTGCTTGTGCTCACGCGCACACACACTTGCAAATGCATGTACActctgatttatttatttatttatccaaatGTTCATGCGCATGCAGATGCATATATATTGATTCCCATCATGCAATGTCATGCATCAAATGTTCTTTagcttataaattttatattctgGTACTAACAAAATTGGTCTCAGGCTATTGAGGCTCTTGATCCCAATCATCAATGCATGGAGTACTGGAATCACAGGCACATTAGACCTTTAACTATGGACAATATTGGCGATGTCAATAAATACTCTTTCGAATTGAGTTGCTCTATAGGAGACACAGAAGAAAAGGATTTTGGTATCAGTTTAACAAAGCATGACCCTGATAATCCATCTGAAGGACCGGGTAATAATTCAATTGATGAAGACGTACATTTGGTACTTCGAGGACTGTTAAAGAAGGCAAGTCCAGAAGAGTTGAGAATAATGCATAGGATTTTCTGCAGTGAGTCACAAAGTTCTAAATGGAGAGTGGCATTCACATCATTGATAGAGGAGATCCAGAAATCCTGTACATAaattaaggaaaagaaataggtCCCCATCATTCTTTTCATTCAAGGTAGCTTCTTATTCCAGTTAGTCAGATAGGCCTATTCTTTCAAAAGATCCATAAAATGGGAAGAAATATCATGGGTTTGAGTTGTGCACGAATATTTGCGATGTGGCCACTCATGACCTTCAGAGTCTTGATTTAATGATACTGATCTCATTTACCAATTGCAGTAAAGGCTGCttgtatattagaaaattttactAACCATTCTGAAATAACAACCATTTCAGTTTTACAGTGTACGTTGATACAGTTTTGGTTTACCTATCTTATTGTCTTCTTACTGTCATTATTTCTATATGGTTCTACTAATCACTCTCTGACGTGGCAGCGAGCAAAATTTCATTTAAGTAGAGTTTCCAAGAAGGTCAAGCACAATAGTTTGGTGCCTCTATGGGATTATGAATGACAcgctaaaattattaaaaaaaagaaaaaaagaaaaaagagtacaCATGCAAATTATTCGAGAATTAGTCCTatcaacccaaaacaaaactaggctTTTCAAAGTTGAGCAAATGTTTTGTTTATTAATAAGTTACGCACAGAGCTAATGAATTCTCTTGAATATATTACTTTACCATCAATCCCATTAGTATGAGAGAAAAAAGTAGCAGTTGATTAATCTGAATATAGATCGGAGAGAAGGCTCCATATGGCATTGAAACCAAATGAAGTGAAATTCagaaaaaacatgaaaatagtGAGTGTGAAcctagtggttttttatttccctttatttgtttatttttattttttgggtcaaacCCATGAGTGAGCTTAAAGTCTGACCTACTGAAACTGAAAGTGAAGATAAGAAGACTCTTGAGTAATTTCATAACAATTGAGTTGATGgttttttactagttctcatctaaGTTCGCCATTGACATTAATTTATCATCTAGCATTCACAACTTGCTGCAACATTTTGTGAAAATTCGTATGCCTCTAGAATTTTTGTTGATCTCCACCAATGAACACTACAGTTTCTCAGATTTTGGCAGCACAACTATTGTTTCTCGCAGAAGCTTTTAGAATTGAGGGCAGGAAATTAACAAAGGCATggagtttaaaaataaataaaaaattgtcccCAATCAGGATAACTGCTAAGATTAAAGAAATGAGGtaagcaaagaaaaatagaaCAAATTTGTTGTAACTTGTGTAACTGCATGGTGTTATTACAGGATTCATGTCAATGAATACACAAATTTATGTACAGCATGATCACAAGGCTtctgttcttgaatcttgatcaCATGCTTGGTCTGCATAATTTTGCAGAGATCAAGATTCCTCCAAATTTAGAACAAACCCATCAAAGaaatgtcataaaaaaaaaaacccccctAAAAAAATAGGCTCATCAAAGACTCCATCAATGTGACATTGATGCTTGCCTACGTATATATGCTCTATAGCAAACCGGCGCAAACAATCAAGAAGAAGACAATCGGAAACTCACTGCACAAGGACAAGCGCGCTGCATCAGCATGTGGTATTGTTGAGCCATGATCTGCAGGTGAAACTGGCAGCTGTGGCTGCTGGGGTGGAGGTTTGGGCAATGATAACCCGAGCCCATGATCGCCGTAAATGGAGTAATCAAGAAGGGCTGCAATGCCGTGGACTGTGACGTCATTGGCGGCGTAGACATCGGGTCGAGTGATGGGAGAGTCGTTGAGGGTGAAATTGGTGGCAGAGGTGTTGGTGATGAGGATAGTTTTGTCTGGTAAGAGAGTTGGGAGGCGAGTGTTGGTGTTGAAAAGGAGGAGGTCAGAGAAAGAGAGGCGTTGAGGGACTATGTGGTAAGGTAAGAGAAAAGGGTCCATGTTTGTGTTCATGTTGAGAGAACCGTCTTGGTCTTGTGGAATGAAGAGAGTTGCGCTGATTGGGAGTGTTAATGGGTTGATCATTGAGATAATATTTTCCCAGTTGGTGAAATCACTTGTGCCTATTAGTGCCTCTATTAtgttgtttatttcttgggaGGATTGTGGTTGTGATGGGGATGATGGTGGCGGTGGAGGTGGTGATTGAGATAGTGGTGGTAAAGATGGAGGCTGTCGTCGTGGGGGTGGTGGAGGAGATGGGGGAGGTGGGCATGgagttggtggtggtggtggtggtggaggagatgGGGGTAGTGGTGATGGagatggtggtgatggtggggGTGGTGGGGATGGAGATGGTGGCGGTGGCGATGGGGGTGGTGGAGGAAGAGATGGgagtggtgatggtggtggtggtgctgatGGTGGTGGAGAGTGGGTGGAGTTTGGAGATGGGGTTGGTGAGGCTAAGGTGATGGTGAGTAGTAGAATAGAGAGGAGGAGAGAAAGTTGGTTGGCCATGATTGTGtttcttgaaagttgaaaccttttcttcctttctttctttctttagaaaagaaaaatgaaaactgaaaaatgagtatttttgttcttgaataTGGATGGTATATATAATTGTAAGGTGAATATATACAAATCCAGAGTGAGTTTGTGTTTCTATCTGAATCTAGCTTCTAAGTGTTGTGTGCAGAGAAAATTGTTTTGGAAGATGATCCAACTAATTCCTAACCGACATTTGTACCTAACTCTTCCCGCCAATTACCAAATCATGCTAGTTGATAGTTGACTCTTGCGAGCATGAATGTCTTGCTTGCTTGTGCTCGCGCACACACACTTGCAAATGCATgtacacttttatttatttatttatttatccaaatGTTCATGCGCATGCAGACGCATATATATTGATTCCCATCATGCAATGTCATGCATCAAATGTTCTTTagcttataaattttatattctgGTACTAACAAAATTGGTCTCAGGCTATCAAGGCTCTTGATCCCATCAATGCATGGAGTACTGGAATCACAGGCACATTAGCCTTAAACTGCGGACAGTATTAGTGATGTCAATAAATACTCTTTTGAATTGAGTTGCTCTGTAGGAGacacaaaagaaaaggattttgGTATCAGTTTGACAAAGCATGACCCTGATAATCCATTTGAAGGACCACGTAATAATTCAATTGACGAAGACGTACATTTGGTAGTACTTGGAGGACTGTTAAAGAAGGCAAGTCCAGAAGAGTTGAGAATAATGCATAGGATTTTCTGCAGTTAGTCACAAAGTTCTAAATGGATAGTGGCATTCACATCATTGATAGAGGAGATCCAGAAATCCTGTATATAaattaaggaaaagaaataggtCCCCATCATTCTTTTCATTCAAGGTAGCTTCGTATTCCATTTAGTAAGATAGGCTTATTCTTTCAAAAGATCCATAAAATGGGAAGAAATATCATGGGTTTGAGTTGTGCACAAATATTTGCAATGTGGCTACTCAAGACCTTGACAGGGTCTGGATTTAATGATACTGATCTCATTTACCAATTGCAGTTAAGGCTGCttgtatattagaaaattttactAACCATTCTGAAATAACAACCATTTCAGTTTTACAATGTGTGTTGATACGGTTTTGGTTTACATATCTTATTGTCTTTTTACTGCCATTATTTCTATATGGTTCTACTAATCACTCTAACGTGACAGcgagaaaatttcattttagtaGTGTTACCAAGATGGTCAAGCACAATAGTTTGGTGCCTCTATGGGACTATGAATGACacgccaaatttttttttaaagaagtacACATGCAAATTATTCGAGAATTAGTCCTATCAACCCAAAACTAGGCTTTTCAAAGTTGAACAAATGTTTTGTTTATTAATAAGTTCCCCACAGAGGTAATGGATTCTCTTGAATCCATTACCTCACCATCAACCACATTAGTATGAGAGAAAAAAGTAGCAGTTGATTAATCTGAATATAGATCGGAGAGTAGGCTCCATATGGCATTGAAACCAAATGAAGTGAAATTACAGGATGTGGTATTGTTGAGCCATGATCTGCAGGTGAAACTTGCAGTTGTGGCTGCTGGGGTGGAGGTTTGGGCAATGGTAACCTGAGCCCATCAGTGTCATGATCGCCGTAAATGGAGTAATCAAAAAGGACTGCAATGCTGTGGACTGTGATGGCATTGGTGGCGTAGACATCAGGTTGAGTGATGGGAGAGTCGTTGAGGGTGAAATTGGTGGCAGAGGTGTTGGTGATGAGGTTAGTTTTGTCTGGTAAGAGAGTTGGGAGGCGAGTGTTGGTGTTGAAGAGTAGGTCAGAGAAAGAGAGGCGTTGAGGGACTGTGTGGTAAGGTAAGAGCAAAGGGTCCATGTTTGTGTTCATGTTGAGAGAACTGTCTTGGTCTTGTGGAATGAAGAGAGTTGCGCTGATTGGGAGTGTTAGTGGGTTGATCATTGAGATAATATTTGCCCAGTTGGTGAAATCACTTGCGCCAATTAGTGTCTCGATTAtgttgtttatttcttgggtgGGTTCTGGTTGTGAGggtgatgatggtggtggtcTTGGTCTTGATGAAGATGGATGAGGACGTGTTTGTGGGGGTGGTAGAGGAGGTGATTAAGATGGTGGTGGTAAAGGTGGAGGGTGTCATCGCGGGGGTGGTGGAGGAGATGGGGAAGGTGGGGATGGAGAtggtggcagtggtggtggttgagATGGTGGAGGAGgatatggtggtggtggtagtggtgatGGGGGTGGTAGGGATGGTGGTGGCGAATGGGTGGTGTTTGGGGATGGGGTTGGGGAGGATAAGGAGATGGTGAGAAGTAGAATAGAGAGAAGGAGGGAAAGGTAGTTTGTCATGAGTGTGtttcttgaaagt contains:
- the LOC126726715 gene encoding lysine-specific demethylase JMJ18-like, with protein sequence MAQFNFAAESHIKQISARWDPAGACRPLIDEAPVFYPSLEEFEDTLGYIAKIRPKAEPYGICRIVPPSSWIPPCPLKEKDKWELAKFSTRTQHVDLLQNREPMRKKNRSRKRKRRKHSRIGTTRRHANCSSEANVSSETDEKFGFHSGPDLTLRDFQKHADYFKESYFGMKNAKEDLNFVETVKQKGWEPSVDDIEGEYWRIVEQPTDEVEVIYGADLETGPFGSGFPKASSMVNESGLDKYATSGWNLNNLPRLPGSVLCFEGSDISGVLVPWLYVGMCFSSFCWHVEDHHLYSLNYLHWGDPKVWYGVPGSHATTLEDTMRKHLPDLFEEQPNLLNELVTQLSPSVLKSESVPVHRAVQRSGEFVLTFPRAYHSGFNCGFNCAEAVNVAPVDWLVHGQNAVELYSEQRRMTSISHDKLLIGSALEAVKALWEISVLGKETPRNLRWKSFCGKDGVLTKAFKTRVRMEEERIDGLPRHLKLQKMERDFDLEKERECLSCFYDLHLSAAGCKCSPDQFSCLKHANHFCSCEVDDRFVLIRYTINELNTLVAALEGGVDSIKVWVSGGSGLVSASDKVACVAKLDMESDTCGTKNLDQMENSSCCQGTEEKLNINVPCSSYSHVSSEVIQSESQHGSFSLGTSHISTESHNAIVNDETLVRNKKGKLGQDCCIDFNLNVMCDEHKSGLRLISDSFNCKGITNVEETFIPNCEQENVHSSDTEREPCLMQQDSDHNLSVSLSPVLSNKDFPSCSRDVEHTFLRDSNKLFGFDLLFSSPRSKVPSDSSLKSEFADTLDVKITTKDQSFPTQKLDPCVELINLGTVTFGKLWCSKQAIFPKGFRSRVKFFSVVNPTKVGSYISEVVDAGLLGPLFKVTLEESPSETYTNVSAKLCWEMVLQRLNQEIISRSSLGEQGLPPLQSVNGLDMFGFHSQSIIKAIEALDPNHQCMEYWNHRHIRPLTMDNIGDVNKYSFELSCSIGDTEEKDFGISLTKHDPDNPSEGPGNNSIDEDVHLVLRGLLKKASPEELRIMHRIFCSESQSSKWRVAFTSLIEEIQKSCT